Below is a genomic region from Glaciihabitans sp. INWT7.
CGTAGAGCACCTCGCCCGGGTACATCACCGTCGTGGGCATGGCCAGTGCTGTCGAGACCTTGAGGTCGGCAGATCCGGCGGAGATCGCCCCGTTGGATGAGGTGGCCTGCGACTTGTTCCACAGGGCGTAGGTGCCGCCGCTCGCGACGCCGGCAAGGCCGATGGCGAGGATGAGGGCGAAGGTCGTCATGACCATCGAACGCACCGAGACGAGGGTGCGGATACTGCGGCGGGCGACATGTCGTCCCCCACGCGAAGAGGCGGTGCCAGTGAGAGTAGTCATCAGTGGCACCGCCTTTCCGAATGTCGTGAAAATGAGGAGTGAATGCGGCCGGGGCCACTCGCACAGGGGCCCACCTTCGGGTGGTGGGCTCCCGCGCGGGTCTGACTAGTTCTGGGTGAGAGTGACCGTCAGGTTGTTGAGGTTCACCGAGCCGAGCTTGGCGTCGTTCTCGGCGCCGGCGGTGGTGGACTTCGGGAAGGTGATGGTCGCCGTGACGGTGACCGGGGAGGACGCGATGCCGGCGGTTCCGGGGGTGACCGTGTAGGTCGGGCCGGATCCCGTGATGGCGGAACCGGTCGCGGCGAGAACGGTGTTGGCCGTGAGGTAGCCGGCGAGAGCGGTGTCTGCTGCTGCAGCGGTGGCTCCCGTGATCGAGGCAGTTCCGAGTCCGAGGGTCGCGACCAGGTTGTTGCCCGATGCGGTGACGTTCACGGTCTTGGTGAACTTGAGCACGTCGCC
It encodes:
- a CDS encoding alternate-type signal peptide domain-containing protein; the protein is MNKLLKGAIAGAAGVALLLGGAGTFALWNSSASVAGGNIVAGNLLVADSGTAGTWTANGTAITLASFKAVPGDVLKFTKTVNVTASGNNLVATLGLGTASITGATAAAADTALAGYLTANTVLAATGSAITGSGPTYTVTPGTAGIASSPVTVTATITFPKSTTAGAENDAKLGSVNLNNLTVTLTQN